Proteins found in one Streptococcus anginosus subsp. whileyi MAS624 genomic segment:
- a CDS encoding ATP-binding cassette domain-containing protein, translating to MPEKLVEVKDLEISFGEGSKKFVAVKNANFFINKGETFSLVGESGSGKTTIGRAIIGLNDTSHGEIFFEGKKINGKKSKEEESEIIRKIQMIFQDPAASLNERATVDYIISEGLYNFHLFKDEEERKKKVKDIIHEVGLLSEHLTRYPHEFSGGQRQRIGIARALVMEPDFVIADEPISALDVSVRAQVLNLLKKFQKDLGLTYLFIAHDLSVVRFISDRIAVIYKGVIVEVAETEELFNNPIHPYTQSLLSAVPIPDPILERKKVLKVYDAAQHDYSVDKPEMVEIRPGHFVWANKAEVEKYKKEL from the coding sequence ATGCCTGAAAAATTAGTAGAAGTTAAAGATTTGGAAATTTCTTTCGGTGAGGGAAGCAAGAAATTTGTTGCTGTTAAAAATGCTAATTTCTTTATCAATAAAGGAGAAACGTTTTCACTTGTAGGAGAATCTGGTTCTGGTAAAACGACAATTGGTCGTGCGATTATTGGTTTAAATGATACGAGTCATGGAGAGATTTTCTTTGAAGGGAAAAAAATCAATGGCAAAAAATCAAAAGAAGAAGAGTCAGAAATCATTCGTAAAATTCAAATGATTTTCCAAGACCCTGCTGCTAGTTTGAATGAACGTGCGACAGTTGATTATATCATTTCGGAAGGCTTGTATAATTTCCATTTATTTAAAGATGAAGAAGAACGCAAGAAAAAAGTGAAAGATATTATTCATGAAGTTGGATTGTTATCAGAGCATTTAACACGTTACCCGCATGAATTTTCTGGTGGTCAACGTCAGCGGATTGGGATTGCCCGTGCGCTTGTTATGGAACCAGATTTTGTCATTGCAGATGAGCCGATTTCAGCTTTGGACGTGTCTGTGCGCGCGCAAGTTTTGAATCTTCTTAAGAAATTCCAAAAAGATCTAGGTTTGACCTATCTTTTCATTGCCCATGATTTATCAGTTGTACGTTTTATCTCAGACCGTATTGCTGTTATTTATAAGGGTGTGATTGTAGAAGTGGCTGAAACAGAAGAACTCTTCAATAATCCAATCCATCCTTATACGCAGTCATTGCTATCTGCTGTCCCAATTCCAGACCCAATATTGGAGCGGAAGAAAGTATTGAAGGTTTATGATGCTGCTCAACATGATTATTCAGTAGATAAGCCAGAAATGGTTGAAATTCGTCCAGGACACTTTGTCTGGGCTAATAAAGCAGAAGTTGAAAAGTATAAAAAAGAATTGTAA
- a CDS encoding LacI family DNA-binding transcriptional regulator, with product MVAKLTDVAKIAGVSPTTVSRVINKKGYLSEKTITKVNEAMRELGYKPNNLARSLQGKSAKLIGLIFPNISHIFYAELIDKLEHELFKRGYKTIICNSEHNSSKEKEYLEMLEANQVDGIISGSHNLGISDYDRVTAPIISFDRNLSPSIPVVSSDNYAGGVLAAKTLVKSGAQNIIMITGNDNSNSPTGLRHAGFASILPDAPIINVSSDFSPIRKEMEIKNILKHRKPDAIFASDDLTAILIMKVAQELEIKIPEDLKVIGYDGTYFVENYYPQLATIQQPLKDIACLLVDLLLRKIAGEEVVTTGYFLPVHLSSGKSI from the coding sequence ATGGTCGCGAAGTTAACTGATGTTGCAAAAATTGCTGGAGTCAGCCCAACCACTGTATCCCGTGTAATTAACAAAAAAGGCTACCTCTCAGAAAAAACGATTACAAAAGTCAATGAGGCTATGCGCGAGTTGGGATACAAGCCCAATAATCTCGCTCGTAGCTTACAAGGAAAATCCGCTAAACTGATTGGATTGATTTTCCCAAATATCAGTCACATTTTTTATGCCGAACTCATTGACAAATTAGAGCATGAGTTATTCAAAAGAGGCTACAAGACAATCATCTGCAATAGCGAGCACAATTCAAGCAAGGAAAAAGAGTATCTGGAGATGCTAGAAGCCAATCAAGTGGATGGCATTATCTCAGGCAGCCACAACTTAGGCATCTCTGATTATGACCGTGTAACAGCTCCCATTATCTCTTTTGACCGCAACTTATCCCCTTCCATTCCTGTTGTATCTTCAGACAACTATGCTGGTGGTGTCTTGGCTGCAAAAACCTTGGTCAAATCCGGTGCCCAAAATATCATTATGATTACCGGAAACGATAATTCAAACTCCCCGACAGGTCTCCGCCATGCAGGTTTTGCTTCCATTCTACCTGATGCACCAATTATCAATGTATCAAGTGACTTCTCTCCTATTCGCAAAGAAATGGAAATCAAAAATATTTTAAAACATAGAAAACCTGATGCCATTTTTGCTTCAGATGATCTGACAGCCATTTTAATCATGAAAGTCGCTCAAGAATTGGAAATCAAAATTCCAGAGGATCTAAAAGTCATCGGTTACGACGGAACTTATTTTGTAGAAAACTACTATCCCCAACTAGCCACTATACAGCAACCATTGAAAGATATAGCTTGTTTACTGGTAGATTTGTTGCTTCGAAAAATTGCTGGTGAAGAAGTTGTGACAACCGGCTACTTTCTTCCCGTCCACCTCTCTTCAGGAAAGAGTATTTAA
- a CDS encoding sucrose-6-phosphate hydrolase has translation MAWTTKQRYKRYEQWTENEIQQIKDKIATSPWRATYHVEPDTGLLNDPNGFSYFDGKWIVFYQNFPFGATHGLKSWVQLESDDLVHFTETGVRVLPDTPLDSHGAYSGSAMQFDDKLFLFYTGNVRDENWVRHPYQIGALLDKDGHIQKLNKVLIEQPQDATDHFRDPQIFNYHGQFYAIVGEQNLDKKGYIKLYKAVDNDYTNWEEVGNLDFENDNTAYMMECPNLVFIDDKPILLYCPQGLSKKVTPYDNIYPNMYKIGQSFDTKKATIIEPSPLQNLDYGFECYATQAFNTPDGRALAVSWLGLPDIAYPSDRFDHQGTFSLVKELTLKDGKLYQYPVPAITSLRTDNSQTFANQAQTKNCYELELEFTADSQAEIVLFADQEHKGLRIRFDIKNGQVTVDRSQAGEQYALEFGTVRSCTIENQATTATIFIDKSVFEIFINKGEKVFSGRIFPHENQNGIFISEGNPTGTYYELDYGREVN, from the coding sequence TTGGCTTGGACTACTAAACAACGTTACAAACGCTATGAACAATGGACTGAAAATGAAATCCAACAGATAAAAGATAAAATCGCTACGTCGCCTTGGCGTGCTACCTACCACGTAGAGCCTGATACGGGACTGCTGAATGACCCAAATGGTTTTTCCTATTTTGACGGAAAATGGATTGTCTTCTATCAAAATTTTCCATTTGGTGCAACTCATGGGCTCAAGTCTTGGGTACAACTGGAAAGTGATGACCTCGTACACTTCACAGAAACCGGTGTTCGTGTTCTGCCAGACACCCCATTAGACAGTCACGGTGCTTACTCTGGCTCTGCTATGCAGTTTGACGACAAACTTTTCCTATTCTATACTGGAAATGTCCGTGATGAGAATTGGGTTCGTCACCCTTACCAAATCGGCGCTTTGCTGGACAAAGACGGACATATTCAAAAACTAAACAAAGTCTTGATTGAACAACCTCAGGACGCTACAGATCATTTTCGTGATCCTCAGATTTTTAACTACCACGGACAATTTTACGCCATTGTTGGGGAACAAAACCTTGACAAAAAAGGCTATATCAAGCTTTATAAAGCGGTTGACAACGATTATACAAACTGGGAGGAAGTCGGTAATTTAGACTTTGAAAATGACAACACCGCCTACATGATGGAATGTCCAAATCTTGTCTTTATTGATGATAAGCCAATTTTGCTCTACTGTCCTCAAGGTTTATCAAAAAAAGTCACTCCTTATGACAATATTTATCCAAATATGTATAAAATAGGTCAATCGTTTGACACAAAGAAAGCAACAATTATTGAACCTAGTCCTCTGCAAAATTTAGATTATGGATTTGAATGCTACGCCACTCAAGCTTTCAATACTCCTGACGGACGTGCCTTAGCTGTCAGCTGGCTAGGATTACCAGATATTGCCTATCCATCCGACCGTTTCGACCACCAAGGAACATTCTCTTTGGTCAAAGAATTAACCCTAAAAGACGGTAAACTCTATCAATACCCTGTCCCAGCTATCACATCCTTGCGCACAGATAATAGCCAAACATTTGCTAATCAAGCGCAAACAAAGAACTGCTATGAATTAGAACTAGAATTTACAGCTGATTCACAAGCTGAAATCGTCCTTTTTGCAGATCAAGAGCATAAAGGGCTACGCATTCGCTTTGACATCAAAAATGGTCAAGTAACGGTTGACCGTAGTCAAGCCGGTGAGCAATACGCTCTTGAATTTGGTACCGTTCGTAGTTGTACGATTGAAAACCAAGCTACAACTGCTACTATCTTCATTGATAAATCAGTTTTTGAAATTTTTATTAACAAAGGAGAAAAAGTATTTTCAGGTCGCATTTTCCCTCATGAAAACCAAAACGGTATTTTTATCAGCGAGGGAAATCCAACTGGAACTTACTATGAATTAGATTATGGTCGCGAAGTTAACTGA
- a CDS encoding sucrose-specific PTS transporter subunit IIBC: MENKDIAKAVIAAIGGCDNVSSVAHCATRLRVMVKDEAKIDKDRVENLEKVQGAFFNSGQYQIIFGTGTVNKIYDEVVALGLPTSSTGEQKAEAAKKGNWFQRAVRTFGDVFVPILPAIVATGLFMGIRGAINNDTILGLFGTTSKAFAASDFYTYTVVLTDTAFAFFPALISWSAFRVFGGNPVIGIVLGLMLVNTALPNAWDVASGAAKPIMFFGFIPVVGYQNSVLPAFFIGLLGAKLEKWLHKKIPDVLDLLVVPFLTFLVMSVLGLFVIGPIFHSLENVILAATKAILALPFGLAGLILGGVHQLIVVTGVHHIFNLLEAQLIANEGKDAFNAIITAAMTAQAGATLAVGVKTKSKKLKALAFPAALSAGLGITEPAIFGVNLRYGKPFVLGLVAGAAGGWLASILGLAGTGFGITIIPGTLLYLNGQVLQYIFMVLVTTGLGFGLTYAFGYKDAEEEVTEAKEVVEANEAAAPVLSDETIVSPIVGQMVDLKDVNDPVFSSGAMGQGVAVKPSEGVVYAPADAEVTIAFATGHAYGLKTAKGAEILIHVGIDTVSMNGDGFDQKVAQGDKVKAGDVLGTFDAAKIAAAGLDDTTMVIVTNTADYASVTPVAEGTVAKGDAVIELKA; this comes from the coding sequence ATGGAAAATAAGGACATTGCAAAAGCAGTCATTGCGGCCATTGGCGGATGTGACAATGTAAGTAGTGTTGCTCACTGTGCGACCCGTCTGCGTGTCATGGTCAAAGATGAAGCTAAGATTGATAAAGACAGAGTTGAGAATCTTGAAAAGGTTCAGGGAGCTTTCTTTAACTCAGGTCAATACCAAATTATCTTTGGTACTGGTACAGTGAATAAAATCTATGATGAAGTGGTAGCGCTTGGTTTGCCTACGTCTTCAACTGGTGAGCAAAAAGCAGAAGCAGCTAAAAAGGGAAATTGGTTCCAACGTGCCGTTCGTACATTTGGTGACGTATTTGTACCAATCCTGCCAGCAATCGTAGCAACAGGTCTTTTCATGGGGATTCGTGGTGCGATTAATAACGATACGATTCTTGGATTATTTGGAACAACTTCAAAAGCCTTTGCTGCGTCAGACTTCTATACTTACACAGTTGTGTTGACAGATACAGCATTTGCCTTCTTCCCAGCTTTGATTTCTTGGTCAGCTTTCCGTGTATTCGGTGGGAATCCAGTGATCGGTATTGTACTTGGTTTGATGTTGGTAAATACCGCTCTTCCAAATGCTTGGGATGTAGCTTCTGGTGCTGCAAAGCCAATCATGTTCTTTGGTTTCATTCCAGTAGTTGGTTATCAAAACTCAGTATTGCCAGCCTTCTTCATTGGACTACTTGGTGCGAAACTTGAAAAATGGTTGCATAAGAAAATTCCAGATGTGCTTGATTTGCTTGTTGTGCCATTCTTGACCTTCCTTGTGATGTCAGTTCTTGGACTCTTTGTCATTGGTCCAATCTTCCACTCACTTGAAAATGTCATTCTTGCTGCGACAAAAGCTATTCTTGCCTTACCGTTTGGCTTAGCTGGTCTCATCCTTGGTGGTGTGCATCAGCTTATCGTGGTAACTGGTGTTCACCATATCTTCAACTTACTAGAAGCACAATTGATTGCAAATGAAGGAAAAGATGCCTTTAATGCAATCATCACAGCTGCTATGACTGCCCAAGCGGGTGCAACTCTTGCAGTTGGTGTAAAAACAAAATCTAAAAAACTAAAAGCTCTTGCCTTCCCGGCTGCTCTCTCTGCAGGTCTTGGAATTACTGAACCAGCTATTTTCGGGGTAAACTTACGTTATGGTAAACCATTTGTACTTGGTCTTGTTGCCGGTGCTGCTGGTGGTTGGTTAGCTTCTATTCTTGGACTTGCTGGTACTGGATTTGGTATTACTATTATCCCAGGTACGCTTCTCTATCTGAATGGTCAAGTTCTTCAATATATCTTTATGGTACTTGTAACTACTGGTCTTGGATTTGGTTTGACTTACGCATTTGGTTACAAAGATGCTGAAGAAGAAGTGACTGAAGCAAAAGAAGTAGTAGAAGCTAATGAAGCAGCTGCGCCAGTCCTTTCTGATGAAACAATCGTTTCTCCAATCGTTGGTCAAATGGTTGACTTGAAAGATGTCAATGATCCAGTATTCTCTAGCGGTGCTATGGGACAAGGAGTTGCGGTGAAACCTAGTGAAGGTGTTGTGTATGCTCCTGCGGATGCAGAAGTGACAATCGCATTTGCAACTGGTCACGCTTACGGCTTGAAAACGGCAAAAGGTGCTGAAATCTTGATTCACGTAGGTATTGACACAGTTTCTATGAACGGTGACGGATTTGATCAAAAAGTTGCTCAAGGTGATAAGGTGAAAGCTGGCGATGTTCTTGGTACATTTGATGCTGCGAAAATTGCAGCCGCTGGTCTTGATGATACAACTATGGTGATTGTTACCAACACAGCTGATTATGCTTCTGTTACTCCTGTTGCAGAGGGTACAGTAGCGAAAGGCGATGCTGTGATTGAGCTAAAAGCCTAA
- the scrK gene encoding fructokinase ScrK, whose product MTKLYGSLEAGGTKFVCAVGDENFEVIEKTQFPTTTPIETLDKTIAFFSRFENLAGLAVGSFGPIDIDPNSKTYGFITTTPKPHWANVDIVGALRRALNVPIYFTTDVNSSAYGEVVARNNAGGRIENLVYYTIGTGIGAGAIQRGEFISGTGHPEMGHYYVAKHPMDVEKEFNGVCPFHNGCLEGLAAGPSLEARTGIRGENIELNSSVWDIQAYYIAQAAIQATVTFRPDVIVFGGGVMARQHMLDRVREKFTVLLNGYLPVPDVRDYIVTPAVAGNGSATLGNFVLAKKVSEKNKG is encoded by the coding sequence ATGACAAAATTGTATGGAAGCCTAGAAGCTGGTGGTACAAAATTTGTGTGTGCGGTTGGAGATGAAAACTTTGAAGTAATTGAAAAAACACAATTTCCAACGACCACACCGATTGAAACGTTGGATAAGACGATTGCATTTTTCTCTCGTTTTGAGAATTTAGCTGGTCTTGCGGTGGGTTCATTTGGTCCGATTGACATTGATCCTAATTCAAAAACGTATGGTTTTATTACAACGACACCTAAACCACACTGGGCAAATGTCGATATTGTCGGTGCTTTGCGACGTGCTTTAAATGTACCGATTTACTTTACGACAGATGTTAATAGCTCTGCTTATGGTGAAGTAGTGGCACGAAATAATGCAGGCGGACGCATTGAAAATCTAGTTTACTATACGATTGGAACGGGAATCGGTGCTGGTGCCATTCAGCGTGGAGAATTCATCAGTGGAACGGGTCATCCAGAAATGGGGCATTATTATGTTGCAAAACACCCAATGGATGTAGAAAAAGAATTTAATGGAGTGTGTCCATTCCATAATGGCTGTTTAGAGGGATTAGCTGCTGGACCTAGTTTAGAGGCCCGGACAGGCATTCGAGGTGAAAATATTGAACTAAACAGCTCTGTTTGGGATATTCAAGCCTATTATATTGCGCAAGCAGCAATTCAAGCGACAGTGACTTTTCGACCAGATGTGATTGTCTTTGGTGGAGGTGTTATGGCGCGACAGCACATGTTGGATCGCGTTCGTGAAAAGTTCACAGTTTTGTTGAATGGTTATTTGCCTGTTCCAGATGTACGTGATTACATTGTAACGCCAGCGGTTGCAGGAAATGGGTCAGCGACACTTGGAAACTTTGTCTTAGCTAAAAAAGTCAGCGAAAAAAACAAAGGATAA
- a CDS encoding peptide deformylase has protein sequence MIKPIVKDMLVLQQKAQPASKEDVGIGQDLFDTLRANQDKCVGMAANMIGVQKRIIILMYDVIPVIMFNPILKRKSSPYRAEEYCLSLAGSRLTTRYKEITVEYLDQHWQKQTLTLKDFPAQICQHELDHLEGILI, from the coding sequence ATGATTAAACCAATTGTAAAAGATATGTTGGTTTTGCAGCAGAAAGCACAACCAGCAAGCAAAGAAGATGTCGGAATTGGGCAAGATTTGTTCGATACCTTAAGAGCGAACCAAGATAAGTGTGTCGGAATGGCAGCCAATATGATTGGAGTTCAAAAACGCATCATTATATTGATGTACGACGTGATTCCTGTTATCATGTTCAATCCTATTTTGAAAAGGAAGTCATCTCCTTACCGAGCGGAAGAGTACTGTTTATCACTTGCGGGGAGTCGCTTGACAACTCGTTATAAGGAAATTACAGTTGAATATTTGGATCAACATTGGCAAAAACAAACGCTGACTTTGAAAGATTTTCCCGCACAAATCTGCCAGCATGAACTGGATCATTTGGAGGGGATTTTGATTTAA
- a CDS encoding MarR family winged helix-turn-helix transcriptional regulator, with the protein MEKPLLEFKRFGRKTHLMIQKIAKERGIEFMAGPQGQVLHFVNHREDCDKMTFIKDIEQELGITKSVASNLMKRMVKNGLIYLEVSEADKRAKIIRLTPESKERMNKIRDFFDEMDRCLLTDISEEDLVTFFQVMGKFYQNIEKLEKGEANV; encoded by the coding sequence ATGGAAAAACCATTATTAGAATTCAAGCGATTTGGACGGAAGACACATCTGATGATTCAAAAAATTGCCAAAGAGCGAGGGATTGAATTTATGGCGGGTCCACAAGGGCAAGTATTGCATTTTGTGAATCACCGCGAAGACTGTGATAAGATGACCTTTATTAAAGATATTGAGCAGGAGTTGGGCATTACTAAGTCCGTTGCCAGTAATTTAATGAAGCGAATGGTGAAGAATGGCTTGATTTATCTGGAAGTGAGTGAAGCAGATAAACGCGCTAAGATTATTCGTTTAACGCCGGAATCAAAAGAGCGCATGAATAAAATTCGTGATTTTTTTGATGAAATGGATCGTTGCCTATTGACAGATATTTCAGAAGAAGATTTGGTTACTTTTTTTCAAGTGATGGGGAAATTTTACCAGAATATTGAAAAATTAGAAAAAGGAGAAGCGAATGTTTAA
- a CDS encoding ABC transporter ATP-binding protein: MFKLFKRLTVKEVGMIVISILFTCLTVYLELEVPTYISKITELLHTKGTVVSDLWNPGLKMIGLSFASFLSAVVVGFIAARLAASFTTSLRSDIFNRVLDYSNAEIKRFSIPSLLTRTTNDLTQIQLMITMGLQVVTRGPIMAIWAITKIIGKSEYWLWAVIVAVIVNIIMTTVLMTLAFPKQSVIQRLTDKLNSITRESLTGIRVVRAYNAEDYQDDKFAGANDEVTRLNLFVSRLMAILNPIMMGISSGLTLAIYWIGAYLIQDAALPERLPIFSDMVVFMSYAMQVVIGFMLMGALFIILPRTLVSAGRINEVLDLYSTIESPTEPKIAKDVKGEVVFDNVSFRYAKNSEAVIEHVSFTAKAGETVAFIGSTGSGKSTLISLIPRFYDVTEGKILVDGVNVKDYQLEDLHNKVGYIPQKAVLFSGDIKSNLDFGQSNESPLDDEKMWAALDLAQARSFVEEKEDGLQSEVVQSGTNFSGGQKQRLAIARALARKPEILIFDDSFSALDYKTDRILREELAKKVKDTTRLIVAQRISTIMDADQILVLDKGKVVGQGTHKELLATTAVYQEIAYSQLSKEELENGK, encoded by the coding sequence ATGTTTAAATTGTTTAAACGTTTAACTGTCAAAGAAGTAGGGATGATTGTCATCAGCATCTTGTTTACTTGTTTAACAGTTTATTTAGAATTAGAGGTTCCAACTTATATTTCAAAAATTACGGAACTCCTACATACGAAAGGAACGGTCGTTTCTGATTTGTGGAATCCGGGCTTGAAAATGATTGGATTGTCATTTGCTAGTTTTCTCAGTGCTGTGGTAGTTGGTTTTATTGCGGCTAGATTGGCAGCTAGCTTTACAACGAGCTTGCGCTCAGATATTTTCAATCGTGTACTGGATTATTCAAATGCTGAGATTAAGAGATTTTCTATTCCAAGTCTTTTAACGCGGACAACCAATGATCTTACGCAAATTCAGCTTATGATTACTATGGGCTTGCAAGTCGTGACTCGTGGGCCGATTATGGCGATTTGGGCGATTACAAAAATCATTGGGAAATCAGAATACTGGTTGTGGGCAGTTATTGTCGCAGTTATTGTGAATATTATCATGACAACAGTTCTGATGACGCTTGCCTTTCCAAAGCAATCCGTTATTCAACGGTTGACTGATAAGTTAAATAGTATTACGCGTGAAAGTCTAACAGGGATTCGTGTTGTTCGGGCTTATAACGCTGAAGACTATCAAGATGACAAGTTTGCAGGAGCTAATGATGAAGTGACTCGTTTGAATCTCTTTGTCAGTCGTCTCATGGCGATTTTAAATCCAATTATGATGGGGATTTCGAGCGGCTTGACTTTGGCGATTTATTGGATTGGGGCTTACTTGATTCAAGACGCAGCCTTACCAGAACGTTTGCCAATTTTTAGTGATATGGTCGTCTTTATGTCTTATGCCATGCAAGTGGTGATAGGCTTCATGCTTATGGGGGCTCTTTTTATCATTCTACCTCGTACCTTGGTGTCTGCCGGACGGATCAATGAAGTGCTTGATTTATATTCAACGATTGAGTCTCCAACAGAGCCAAAAATAGCGAAAGATGTCAAAGGTGAAGTGGTATTTGACAATGTATCTTTCCGCTATGCTAAAAATTCTGAGGCTGTTATCGAACATGTTAGCTTTACAGCTAAAGCAGGTGAAACCGTAGCTTTCATTGGATCAACTGGTTCTGGGAAATCCACTTTAATCAGCTTAATTCCTCGTTTCTATGATGTGACAGAAGGAAAAATTTTAGTGGATGGCGTAAACGTCAAAGATTATCAGCTGGAAGATTTGCATAATAAAGTTGGCTACATTCCACAAAAAGCTGTCCTCTTCTCTGGTGATATCAAGAGTAATTTAGACTTTGGGCAAAGCAATGAAAGCCCATTGGATGACGAAAAAATGTGGGCTGCATTGGACTTGGCACAGGCGAGATCATTTGTTGAAGAAAAAGAAGATGGTTTGCAATCTGAAGTTGTGCAAAGCGGTACCAATTTCTCTGGTGGGCAAAAGCAACGTTTGGCGATTGCGCGTGCACTTGCTCGCAAGCCTGAAATTTTGATTTTTGATGATTCATTTTCGGCGCTGGACTATAAGACAGACCGCATTTTGCGGGAAGAATTAGCGAAAAAAGTGAAGGATACAACTAGATTGATTGTGGCGCAACGGATTTCAACGATTATGGATGCCGATCAGATTTTGGTACTGGATAAAGGAAAAGTAGTCGGTCAGGGTACTCATAAAGAATTGCTGGCAACGACCGCAGTTTATCAAGAAATTGCTTACTCACAATTATCAAAGGAGGAATTGGAAAATGGAAAATAA
- a CDS encoding ABC transporter ATP-binding protein produces MENKKSSLFSQVEPYIKGFQFPLLVAFVGVILSSVITVYGPVKLKEITNLITEGMRSRIDLKAISNIALFLAVLYVVGAVLNYMQSFIISSVVQHFSKRLRTAIAEKINKLPLRYFDSHSQGDTLSRVTNDVDTVGQSLNQSLGTVISSSLLLIAVLFMMFYNNVVLSFVTIGSVLIGFVFVALIMGKSQRFFRTQQENLASVNGYVEEMYSGHNVIVSYNAAEESKATFQTLNTNLYNSMWKSQFISGIMMPLMMFVGNFGYVMVVLVGASMALNGDVTMGTIVAFMVYVRIFSQPLSQIAQGITTLQQASAAMGRVFEFLAEPEMENDEHKAQQLTTLKGDVTFDKVFFGYNPDRTIIHDFSANAKAGQKIAIVGPTGAGKTTIVNLLMKFYEIDKGRITIDGVDTKQMKRSEVHDAFSMVLQDTWLFEGTIKENLIYNQKNISDEAVVAAAKAVGVHHFIKTLPKGYDMVLDDTVSLSVGQKQLLTIARALLKDAPLLILDEATSSVDTRTEELIQKAMDKLMEGRTSFVIAHRLSTIRNADLILVMRNGNIIEQGNHDQLMEENGFYADLYNSQFDEDAEYA; encoded by the coding sequence ATGGAAAATAAAAAATCATCTTTATTTAGCCAAGTGGAACCCTATATCAAAGGATTCCAGTTTCCCTTGCTCGTTGCATTTGTGGGAGTAATACTATCTAGTGTTATCACGGTTTATGGTCCGGTCAAATTAAAAGAAATTACCAATCTCATCACAGAAGGAATGAGAAGTCGGATTGATCTGAAGGCTATCTCTAATATTGCTCTTTTCTTAGCAGTTTTATATGTGGTGGGTGCTGTATTAAATTATATGCAATCCTTTATTATTTCGTCCGTCGTTCAGCATTTTTCAAAACGTTTACGGACAGCCATTGCGGAGAAAATTAATAAATTACCCTTGCGGTATTTTGATAGTCATTCGCAAGGGGACACTCTTTCACGAGTCACTAATGACGTGGATACTGTTGGACAATCGCTGAACCAAAGTTTAGGAACAGTGATTTCATCAAGTTTGCTTCTCATTGCTGTTCTCTTTATGATGTTTTATAACAACGTGGTTCTATCCTTTGTAACGATTGGATCGGTTTTGATTGGTTTTGTCTTTGTTGCGTTGATTATGGGCAAATCACAACGGTTTTTCCGCACACAACAAGAGAATCTTGCTAGTGTCAATGGATATGTGGAAGAGATGTATTCTGGTCACAATGTCATTGTCAGCTACAATGCTGCAGAGGAATCTAAAGCAACCTTTCAAACGCTCAATACCAATCTTTACAACAGCATGTGGAAATCACAATTCATTTCAGGGATTATGATGCCGCTTATGATGTTTGTAGGGAACTTCGGTTACGTTATGGTTGTTTTGGTTGGGGCGAGCATGGCCTTGAATGGCGATGTCACTATGGGAACGATTGTTGCCTTTATGGTATATGTACGGATTTTCTCTCAACCGTTGTCACAAATTGCACAAGGGATTACTACTCTTCAACAAGCTAGCGCTGCTATGGGACGCGTATTTGAATTTTTAGCAGAGCCTGAAATGGAAAATGATGAGCACAAAGCGCAACAACTCACGACCCTAAAAGGAGATGTTACCTTTGATAAGGTATTCTTTGGTTATAATCCAGATCGAACGATTATTCATGATTTCTCTGCCAATGCAAAAGCAGGGCAAAAAATTGCCATTGTCGGTCCGACCGGTGCTGGGAAGACGACCATTGTCAACTTGCTCATGAAATTTTATGAGATTGATAAGGGGCGCATTACAATTGACGGTGTTGATACGAAGCAAATGAAACGTTCTGAGGTACACGATGCCTTCTCCATGGTTCTCCAAGACACTTGGTTATTTGAGGGAACGATTAAAGAAAATTTGATTTACAATCAGAAAAATATTTCTGACGAAGCAGTTGTGGCAGCTGCCAAAGCTGTTGGGGTTCATCACTTCATCAAGACTCTACCAAAAGGATACGATATGGTGCTGGACGATACAGTAAGTCTTTCTGTGGGGCAAAAGCAATTGCTGACCATTGCGCGTGCCCTTCTTAAAGATGCTCCGTTGCTTATCTTGGACGAAGCGACTTCATCTGTTGATACGCGGACAGAAGAATTGATTCAAAAAGCGATGGATAAACTAATGGAAGGACGAACTTCCTTTGTCATTGCTCACCGTTTGTCAACAATTCGTAATGCTGATTTGATTTTGGTCATGCGTAATGGTAATATCATTGAACAAGGAAATCACGATCAATTGATGGAAGAAAATGGCTTCTATGCTGATCTTTACAATAGTCAATTCGATGAAGACGCAGAGTATGCGTAA